From the genome of Homalodisca vitripennis isolate AUS2020 chromosome 8, UT_GWSS_2.1, whole genome shotgun sequence, one region includes:
- the LOC124368331 gene encoding uncharacterized protein LOC124368331 has product MQKDGETVLPVAYGSRRLSDAEKKYTTTEKECIAVVWAAQHFRQFLWGRKFTIVVDHHALCWLDKNRDLSGRLGRWALKLMEFDYKIKHKQGRLHVVPDCLSRNHGGVDDPEDQDKTNDIPMLAINLKDLTSLQREDPDCKRIIEAVQDPDGAASADRRYNTSVQETTRHTPFFLMYGREARLPIDVSLRQHASEDPQVEEVLERVQKCREDVQKIVSGTQKKQKQRFDRTHRHVEFEPGEQVMVWTPIRKKGRSTKLLHRWYGPYQVEAKLSDVNYVILVTKGKKPPFQDTIHVSRLKRYYPRTL; this is encoded by the exons atgcaaaaggatggagagACAGTGCTTCCAGTAGCGTATGGGTCGCGAAGGTTATCGGACGCCGAGAAGAAATACACTACAACTGAGAAAGAGTGCATCGCTGTGGTCTGGGCGGCGCAACATTTTAGGCAGTTCTTGTGGGGCCGAAAGTTTACTATAGTGGTGGACCACCACGCGCTATGTTGGTTAGACAAGAACAGAGACCTATCGGGCAGACTGGGCCGTTGGGCTCTCAAACTTATGGAATTTGACTACAAGATTAAACACAAGCAAGGGAGATTGCACGTGGTACCAGACTGTCTATCAAGGAATCACGGAGGGGTAGACGATCCGGAGGATCAGGACAAGACCAATGATATCCCAATGTTAGCAATTAACCTGAAAGATCTCACCAGTCTACAGAGAGAAGATCCCGATTGCAAGAGGATAATAGAAGCAGTTCAAGACCCCGACGGAGCAGCTAGCGCAGATCGACG CTATAACACATCTGTACAAGAGACCACTCGACACACACCCTTTTTCCTTATGTATGGTCGAGAAGCACGACTCCCCATAGACGTGTCCCTACGCCAACATGCGTCAGAGGACCCACAAGTCGAGGAAGTGCTGGAGAGAGTTCAGAAGTGCCGTGAAGACGTACAGAAGATAGTCAGCGGTACACAGAAGAAGCAGAAACAGAGGTTTGATAGGACCCATCGACATGTGGAATTTGAACCAGGGGAACAAGTAATGGTTTGGACTCCCATCCGCAAGAAGGGTAGATCGACTAAGCTGCTACACAGATGGTATGGACCATACCAGGTCGAGGCTAAGCTATCGGACGTGAACTACGTGATACTAGTCACCAAAGGAAAGAAGCCTCCGTTCCAGGATACAATTCACGTTAGTCGGCTGAAGCGGTACTACCCTAGGACACTGTGA